A genomic window from Planctomycetota bacterium includes:
- the deoC gene encoding deoxyribose-phosphate aldolase, producing MPDLTPATLAAQIDHTILNPEASTDAVMAVADEAVQHGFASVCVAPAWVKAVADRVAGRTKVCSVVGFPHGTSKPTVKAIEATAAAKDGAREIDMVLHLPLLIESHVDRATAEVREVVAGCRAVRSDIVVKVIVESAALHAADPTGDIIRHACDVVRTGGADFIKTSTGFHPAGGASEQAVKLMVEHATGLHVKASGGIRTLADCRTYLDFGATRLGMSKGIAAIAELTGGASAQDDGTY from the coding sequence ATGCCCGACTTGACCCCCGCCACGCTTGCCGCCCAGATCGATCACACGATTCTCAATCCGGAGGCATCCACGGATGCGGTGATGGCCGTGGCGGATGAAGCCGTCCAGCACGGCTTCGCGTCCGTCTGTGTCGCACCCGCATGGGTCAAAGCGGTCGCCGACCGTGTCGCGGGGCGGACGAAGGTCTGCTCGGTCGTTGGCTTCCCGCACGGCACGTCCAAGCCCACCGTCAAAGCCATCGAGGCCACCGCAGCCGCCAAGGACGGGGCGAGAGAGATCGACATGGTCTTGCATCTGCCATTGCTCATCGAAAGTCACGTCGATCGAGCCACTGCGGAGGTCCGCGAGGTCGTCGCCGGCTGCCGGGCGGTCAGGTCCGATATCGTCGTGAAAGTCATCGTTGAGTCCGCGGCCCTCCACGCCGCCGACCCGACCGGCGACATCATCCGCCACGCCTGCGACGTGGTCCGCACCGGCGGGGCGGACTTTATCAAGACCTCCACCGGCTTCCATCCCGCCGGCGGGGCGTCCGAGCAGGCCGTTAAGCTCATGGTCGAACACGCCACCGGGCTCCACGTCAAAGCCTCCGGCGGCATCCGCACCCTCGCCGACTGCCGCACCTATCTCGACTTCGGCGCGACCCGACTTGGCATGAGCAAGGGCATCGCCGCGATCGCGGAACTCACCGGTGGGGCGTCGGCTCAGGACGACGGGACCTACTGA
- a CDS encoding YdjY domain-containing protein, producing the protein MLAFLLFAALLQPATKPAEAPAIFELPHVRADLDARQLRIAAESLALDVPLEFVCVVAGTADHETVVRTLARPSDIHAAALVLGLEPGQPIRWSPAKQEFLPPAGPPVRISVEWATPAGDVTKPVEQLIRRIDNGEPMPPRTFAFVGSRTAPDGTYVADVTGQIVSLVNFEHTVFDVPQLASDSNELLEWELNPVTAPPGGTAVTLIIEPIGDEASLPNTKQKAVSLDEPIGVDQARVDALTRQWEAAVLPGADSVRLAAQTHYDVIAALRAEQDRLIAEADRLQRVIDELDRKYQDLVTPRPGPTTQPGGE; encoded by the coding sequence ATGCTCGCATTCCTGTTGTTTGCCGCCCTGCTACAGCCGGCAACGAAGCCGGCAGAGGCACCTGCGATTTTCGAACTGCCGCACGTCCGGGCTGATCTGGACGCGCGGCAGTTGCGCATCGCCGCGGAGTCGTTGGCATTAGACGTGCCGCTGGAGTTCGTCTGCGTCGTGGCCGGGACGGCGGATCACGAGACCGTCGTCCGCACCCTCGCCCGGCCCAGCGACATCCACGCCGCCGCCCTGGTGCTCGGGCTCGAGCCGGGCCAGCCGATCCGCTGGAGCCCGGCCAAGCAGGAGTTCCTCCCCCCCGCCGGCCCGCCCGTGCGGATCAGCGTCGAATGGGCCACGCCCGCCGGCGACGTGACCAAGCCGGTCGAGCAGCTCATCCGCCGCATCGACAACGGCGAGCCGATGCCGCCGCGGACCTTCGCTTTCGTCGGCTCCCGCACCGCGCCCGACGGCACCTACGTTGCCGACGTCACCGGCCAGATCGTCTCGCTGGTCAACTTCGAGCACACCGTCTTCGACGTGCCGCAGTTGGCGAGCGACTCCAACGAGCTGCTGGAGTGGGAGCTGAACCCCGTCACCGCCCCGCCCGGCGGCACGGCGGTGACGCTCATCATCGAGCCGATCGGTGACGAAGCGAGTTTACCGAACACAAAACAGAAAGCGGTCTCGTTGGACGAGCCAATCGGGGTCGACCAGGCCCGGGTCGATGCGTTGACGCGGCAATGGGAGGCAGCGGTGCTGCCGGGCGCGGACTCGGTCCGCCTCGCCGCCCAGACGCATTACGACGTGATCGCCGCCCTCCGGGCCGAACAGGACCGTCTCATCGCCGAGGCCGACCGATTGCAGCGGGTCATCGACGAGCTCGACCGCAAGTACCAAGATCTGGTTACCCCCCGGCCCGGGCCGACCACCCAGCCGGGCGGCGAATGA
- a CDS encoding sulfatase-like hydrolase/transferase — translation MADRPNVVVFFSDQQRWDTTGLNGCPLELTPNFDYWGSRGTVFPYATTPQPVCGPARACLQTGKYATAVGDGCHTNGRLLPADHDSFAKRFADAGYTTGYFGKWHLGRNEHDENQAVIAEDRGGWDHWLAAQALEACSDGYHTILYDKDNRETKLPGYRVDAVADAGIRFIGEQAPTGEPFCMMISEIEPHMQNHRDAHPAPAGYEERYRGRWTPPDLQTLPGVPGFYEHLTGGNAQQALPGYLGSIKRLDEAFGRVMDALISYGIADNTIVVYTSDHGCHFRTRNDEYKRSCHDVSIRVPCMIHGGPFTGGGRDERPFQLTDLVPTLCDAAGVNAPEGAHGKSALGDLPDEAFVQISESHFGRAVRTNRWKYAAIAPNAKASDRHANDLVESHLYDLVADPYELVNLAGQPDYAEVRADMKQRLIRRMEQAGEPTPTIADTHRPKHEIGQQVQRETRPSDDLHPLTS, via the coding sequence ATGGCCGATCGTCCGAATGTCGTTGTGTTTTTCTCCGATCAGCAACGTTGGGACACGACGGGCCTGAACGGTTGTCCGCTGGAGTTGACGCCGAACTTTGATTACTGGGGGTCGCGCGGGACGGTGTTTCCGTATGCGACGACGCCGCAACCGGTGTGCGGGCCGGCGCGGGCGTGTCTGCAAACCGGCAAGTACGCGACCGCGGTCGGGGACGGCTGCCACACCAACGGCCGCCTGCTCCCGGCCGATCACGACTCTTTCGCCAAACGCTTCGCCGATGCGGGTTACACGACCGGCTATTTCGGCAAGTGGCACTTGGGCCGCAACGAGCACGACGAGAACCAAGCCGTGATCGCTGAAGATCGCGGCGGGTGGGATCATTGGCTCGCCGCCCAGGCGCTCGAAGCCTGCAGCGACGGTTATCACACGATCCTCTACGACAAGGACAATCGCGAAACCAAACTGCCCGGCTACCGCGTCGACGCCGTCGCCGACGCGGGGATCCGGTTCATCGGCGAGCAAGCGCCGACGGGCGAGCCGTTCTGCATGATGATCAGCGAGATCGAACCGCACATGCAAAACCACCGCGACGCTCACCCCGCACCCGCCGGGTATGAAGAGCGCTACCGAGGTCGATGGACGCCGCCGGACTTGCAGACCTTGCCGGGCGTGCCGGGCTTCTACGAACACCTCACCGGCGGCAACGCCCAGCAAGCCCTGCCCGGCTACCTCGGCTCGATCAAGCGTCTCGACGAGGCGTTCGGCCGTGTGATGGACGCATTGATTTCCTACGGCATCGCCGACAACACCATCGTCGTCTACACCTCCGACCACGGCTGTCACTTCCGAACCCGCAACGACGAATACAAACGCAGCTGCCACGACGTGAGCATTCGCGTGCCTTGCATGATCCACGGCGGCCCCTTCACCGGAGGCGGCCGCGATGAACGACCGTTCCAACTGACCGACCTTGTGCCCACCCTCTGCGACGCCGCCGGTGTCAACGCGCCCGAAGGCGCACACGGCAAGAGCGCGCTGGGCGACTTGCCCGACGAGGCGTTCGTGCAGATCAGTGAATCACACTTCGGCCGCGCGGTGCGGACCAACCGTTGGAAGTACGCGGCGATCGCTCCCAACGCCAAGGCAAGCGATCGCCATGCGAACGACCTTGTCGAAAGCCACCTTTACGACCTCGTCGCCGACCCGTACGAACTGGTCAACCTCGCGGGCCAACCCGACTACGCCGAGGTTCGCGCGGACATGAAGCAACGTCTGATTCGCCGCATGGAGCAAGCGGGCGAACCCACGCCGACCATCGCCGACACCCATCGACCCAAGCACGAGATCGGTCAACAGGTTCAACGCGAAACTCGCCCGAGCGATGACCTTCATCCGTTGACGTCGTAA
- a CDS encoding Nif3-like dinuclear metal center hexameric protein, which produces MPAEPLTPQDVLEHLTGLWASFDQTPPAKSVDRIIAGPRDQAVKAIAVCWMPYSTTLHNAATLGANLVVTHEPTFWDHFELKNDASDPKPTLLRSRAEKAALIDELELTIIRCHDLWDALPVRGVPFAWAEHLELGDVLASKPYYRVHRIEPRPASEVAAAIAKRTALLGQPVVEFYGDPDHIVRTVGVGTGCASDPFELYDMGADLAVAVDDIVRGWVAGEWCHDTGTPLVVVNHGVAEETGMTTLTDELRTAFPETPVHHLEQGCTYATVTGVGLTTEARR; this is translated from the coding sequence ATGCCCGCGGAACCGCTCACACCCCAGGACGTGCTCGAACACCTGACCGGCCTGTGGGCGAGCTTCGATCAGACGCCGCCGGCCAAGAGTGTTGACCGAATCATCGCCGGGCCGCGCGACCAGGCGGTGAAAGCGATCGCGGTGTGCTGGATGCCGTACAGCACGACGCTGCACAACGCCGCGACGCTCGGGGCCAACCTGGTCGTCACGCACGAGCCGACGTTCTGGGATCACTTCGAGTTGAAGAACGACGCGTCCGATCCGAAACCGACGTTGTTGCGATCACGCGCGGAGAAAGCCGCGCTGATCGACGAGCTCGAACTGACGATCATCCGCTGCCATGATCTGTGGGATGCTTTGCCGGTGCGCGGCGTGCCGTTCGCCTGGGCGGAGCACCTGGAACTCGGCGACGTGCTTGCGAGCAAGCCGTACTACCGCGTGCATCGGATCGAGCCGCGACCGGCGTCGGAGGTCGCTGCGGCGATCGCCAAACGCACGGCACTGCTCGGCCAACCGGTGGTCGAGTTCTACGGGGATCCGGACCACATCGTCCGCACAGTGGGCGTCGGAACGGGCTGCGCTTCGGACCCGTTCGAGTTGTACGACATGGGCGCGGACTTGGCCGTCGCGGTCGATGACATCGTGCGTGGCTGGGTGGCCGGCGAGTGGTGTCACGACACCGGCACGCCGTTGGTCGTGGTCAATCACGGCGTTGCCGAAGAGACGGGCATGACCACGCTCACCGACGAACTGCGCACCGCGTTTCCCGAGACACCCGTTCATCACCTCGAACAAGGATGCACTTACGCCACGGTGACCGGTGTCGGCCTCACGACCGAAGCCCGGCGGTAG
- a CDS encoding SDR family NAD(P)-dependent oxidoreductase, with amino-acid sequence MSTASTQDSVFDLDGKVALVTGGTSGIGRAAAEMLAAHGCRVAINYAANDKRAAEVEDAIEGSKAFKADISDPEVGPRLVADVVQHFGKLDVLVHSAGISKRDDTNPHDFDRVVKVHLHSTHALLPAAADAMDDSGGGSIIVLTSIANNKGSATSYGAAMAGKLCYSLGFARLVAKRNIRVNAVAAGTIFTEMVNPFFKSNAARREHTEKVMPLWDKREGIPEGDQVGKVILFLASDLASHLTGEEIRVNGGQWIAV; translated from the coding sequence GTGAGCACGGCAAGCACGCAGGACTCGGTTTTTGATCTCGACGGCAAAGTCGCCCTGGTCACGGGCGGCACCAGCGGCATCGGGCGGGCGGCGGCGGAGATGCTCGCGGCCCACGGCTGCCGTGTCGCGATCAACTACGCCGCCAACGACAAACGCGCCGCCGAAGTCGAAGACGCGATCGAGGGCAGCAAGGCGTTCAAGGCTGACATCTCCGACCCGGAGGTCGGTCCTCGGCTCGTCGCCGACGTCGTCCAACACTTCGGCAAGCTGGACGTGCTCGTCCACTCGGCCGGCATCTCCAAACGTGATGACACCAACCCCCACGACTTCGATCGCGTCGTCAAGGTTCACCTGCACAGCACCCACGCGCTGCTCCCCGCGGCGGCCGATGCGATGGACGACAGCGGCGGCGGCAGCATCATCGTCCTGACCTCGATTGCCAACAACAAAGGCAGCGCGACCAGTTACGGTGCCGCGATGGCGGGGAAGCTTTGTTACTCGCTCGGCTTTGCCCGGCTCGTGGCCAAGCGGAACATCCGCGTCAACGCCGTCGCCGCCGGGACGATCTTCACTGAGATGGTCAACCCGTTCTTCAAATCCAACGCCGCCCGTCGCGAGCACACCGAGAAGGTCATGCCGTTGTGGGACAAGCGCGAGGGCATCCCCGAAGGCGATCAGGTCGGCAAGGTCATTCTCTTCCTCGCGTCCGATCTGGCCAGCCATCTCACCGGTGAAGAGATCCGTGTCAACGGCGGCCAGTGGATCGCGGTCTAG
- a CDS encoding Gfo/Idh/MocA family oxidoreductase, whose amino-acid sequence MLKVACIGTGGIIGAHMPGWEKSPDAEVVAGVDPNAEHLKAWGEKHGINRLHERVEDVLSDPEVDIVDICTPNRFHAPLTVQALEAGKHVLCEKPLVPTVAEVRQIIDARDKADRLVMTAQNFRFLDKSVALKHLVDAGRLGEVYHSRAWWLRRGAIPTRPGFLLMEQAGGGPCIDLGVHVLDLTLHLLGHPKPVSVTGTAVTKLANKPGAWSEWGGKLEDPAAVDVEEFAAGMVRFDNGSTLVLETSWMLHHPTRGNGDVAIWLYGDKAGAYFGDDSDVKILETDNDANHFRDTIVRPMDTHLGGHAVECIAFAKAVREGAPSPVPPEDSLAVIGVLDGLYQSSRAGREVPVVL is encoded by the coding sequence ATGCTCAAGGTTGCCTGCATCGGAACCGGTGGGATCATCGGGGCGCACATGCCCGGCTGGGAGAAGTCGCCCGACGCCGAGGTCGTCGCCGGCGTCGACCCCAACGCCGAGCATCTCAAAGCCTGGGGCGAGAAACACGGCATCAACCGCCTGCATGAACGGGTCGAGGACGTGCTGTCCGATCCCGAGGTCGACATCGTCGACATCTGCACGCCCAACCGGTTCCACGCGCCGCTTACGGTGCAGGCTCTCGAAGCGGGCAAGCATGTCCTGTGCGAGAAGCCGCTCGTGCCGACGGTCGCCGAAGTCCGGCAGATCATCGACGCGCGTGACAAGGCCGATCGGCTGGTGATGACCGCGCAGAACTTTCGGTTCCTCGACAAGTCGGTCGCGCTCAAGCATCTGGTCGACGCGGGCCGGCTCGGCGAGGTGTACCACAGTCGGGCATGGTGGTTGCGGCGTGGGGCGATCCCGACGCGGCCGGGCTTTTTGCTCATGGAACAAGCCGGCGGCGGGCCGTGCATCGACCTCGGCGTTCACGTCCTCGATCTCACGCTCCACCTGCTGGGCCATCCGAAACCCGTAAGCGTCACCGGCACCGCCGTGACCAAGCTCGCCAACAAGCCCGGCGCGTGGAGCGAGTGGGGCGGCAAGCTCGAAGACCCCGCCGCCGTCGACGTCGAGGAGTTCGCCGCCGGCATGGTTCGGTTCGACAACGGGTCCACGCTCGTGCTCGAAACGTCCTGGATGCTCCACCACCCGACACGCGGCAACGGCGACGTCGCCATCTGGCTCTACGGCGATAAGGCCGGCGCGTACTTCGGCGATGACAGCGACGTCAAAATCCTCGAGACCGACAACGACGCCAACCACTTCCGTGACACGATCGTCCGCCCGATGGACACCCATCTCGGTGGCCACGCGGTCGAGTGCATCGCCTTCGCCAAAGCCGTCAGGGAGGGCGCACCATCACCGGTGCCGCCGGAGGATTCGCTCGCGGTCATCGGTGTGCTCGACGGCCTTTATCAGAGCAGTCGCGCCGGCCGGGAAGTGCCGGTGGTGTTGTGA